A region of Heteronotia binoei isolate CCM8104 ecotype False Entrance Well chromosome 2, APGP_CSIRO_Hbin_v1, whole genome shotgun sequence DNA encodes the following proteins:
- the FGF22 gene encoding fibroblast growth factor 22 codes for MGWREPLCCFAVWFPLVLLLLLGGSAQGHRGPAVDGDDQRWKGGGNRHARSYHHLEGDVRWRRLYSSTHFFLHIDSDGKVKGTHWKKCPYSIVEIRSVHVGVVAIRSVHSGFYLAMNRKGKIYGTKVYSPNCKFKERIEENGFNTYASLRWHHQGRQMFLSLNGKGIPRLGTKTFRQHLSTHFLPMLVT; via the exons ATGGGCTGGCGAGAGCCGCTCTGTTGCTTTGCTGTTTGGTTCCCTCTGGTGCTCCTTCTGTTGCTGGGTGGATCGGCTCAGGGGCATAGAGGGCCAGCTGTGGATGGGGACGACCAGCGGTGGAAAGGAGGGGGCAACAGGCATGCCCGGAGCTATCACCACCTGGAGGGGGACGTGCGCTGGAGGCGGCTCTATTCCTCAACCCACTTCTTCCTACACATTGACAGCGACGGCAAAGTCAAAGGGACCCATTGGAAGAAGTGTCCTTATA gcattgTGGAGATCCGCTCGGTGCATGTGGGTGTCGTTGCAATCCGATCCGTTCACAGTGGATTCTACTTGGCCATGAACAGAAAGGGGAAAATCTATGGAACG AAAGTATACAGCCCCAACTGCAAATTTAAGGAGCGCATTGAAGAGAACGGCTTCAACACATACGCCTCGCTGCGCTGGCACCACCAAGGCCGCCAGATGTTCCTCTCTCTCAACGGCAAAGGCATCCCACGGCTGGGCACAAAGACCTTCCGGCAACACCTCTCCACCCACTTCCTACCCATGCTCGTCACCTGA